The Paenibacillus sp. RUD330 genome has a segment encoding these proteins:
- a CDS encoding dipeptide epimerase, translating to MNIESIQVMRQSTPLHKPFKTALRTVHDQESILVRIRDRDGRVGWGEAPSTIVITGDSLESIESAIRLTFAPLLVGQSLLGYERLLQSVHGAMVGSSSAKAAVDMAIYDLVAQHCGLPLYQFLGGYKDRLETDFTVSVNSPKEMGEDAASCVREGFNVLKIKVGKDDVQEDIERIREIRSRVGGGVKIRLDANQGWQVKDAVRTIRRMEDLGLDIELVEQPVKAHDIEGLKAVTDAVQTPIMADEAVFSPAEALRVLQMRAADLINIKLMKSGGIYKAQLINGMAEQYGVECMVGSMIESRVAVTAAAHLAASKKNITRFDFDAPLLLRSDIVDGGVRYDGRVMTFPDAPGLGIRDVRVAASPGAAVS from the coding sequence ATGAACATTGAAAGCATACAGGTGATGAGGCAGTCGACCCCTCTCCACAAGCCGTTCAAAACCGCGCTGCGCACCGTGCACGACCAGGAATCCATCCTGGTCCGGATCCGGGACCGCGACGGCCGCGTCGGCTGGGGAGAGGCGCCGTCGACGATCGTCATCACCGGCGACAGCCTCGAGAGCATCGAGTCGGCGATCCGGCTGACGTTCGCCCCGCTGCTCGTCGGGCAAAGCCTGCTCGGATACGAGCGCCTGCTGCAGAGCGTGCACGGTGCGATGGTCGGCAGCAGCAGCGCGAAGGCGGCTGTAGACATGGCGATCTATGATTTGGTCGCCCAGCATTGCGGGTTGCCGTTGTACCAATTCCTCGGCGGCTACAAGGACCGCCTGGAGACGGACTTCACGGTCAGCGTGAACTCGCCCAAGGAGATGGGCGAGGATGCGGCGAGCTGCGTCCGGGAAGGCTTCAACGTGCTCAAGATCAAGGTCGGCAAGGACGACGTGCAGGAGGACATCGAGCGCATCCGGGAAATCCGCAGCCGCGTAGGCGGCGGGGTGAAGATCCGCCTCGACGCCAATCAGGGCTGGCAGGTGAAGGACGCCGTCCGGACGATCCGCCGCATGGAGGATCTCGGGCTCGACATCGAGCTGGTGGAGCAGCCGGTCAAAGCCCACGACATCGAGGGGCTGAAGGCGGTCACCGACGCGGTCCAGACTCCGATCATGGCGGACGAGGCCGTCTTTTCGCCGGCGGAGGCGCTGCGCGTGCTCCAGATGCGGGCGGCCGATCTCATCAACATCAAGCTGATGAAGTCCGGCGGCATCTACAAAGCCCAGCTCATCAACGGCATGGCGGAGCAGTACGGCGTGGAATGCATGGTCGGCAGCATGATCGAATCGCGGGTGGCGGTGACGGCGGCCGCCCATCTGGCGGCGAGCAAAAAGAACATCACCCGCTTTGATTTCGACGCTCCTCTGCTGCTGAGGAGCGACATCGTCGACGGAGGCGTCCGCTACGACGGCCGCGTCATGACGTTCCCGGATGCCCCGGGACTGGGCATCCGGGATGTGCGCGTAGCGGCCAGCCCGGGGGCGGCGGTATCATGA
- a CDS encoding LD-carboxypeptidase: MSRPGLIRPRKLQPGDTVGVPAPASPGDREQAEAAAGHLRRLGLNVKLGRTLSLRRGYLAGSDEERAEELNGLFADPDIAAIICARGGYGTARIADRLDYGMIRRNPKIFWGYSDITFLHSAIGRLSGLVTFHGPMMIDLKELPDGEDGAGHARPHPLTLEGYNRLLAPHNLHYTEEIAPLWELVPGEASGPLAGGNLSLLVSTLGTPYEIDTRGRLLLIEDIDEEPYRVDRMLCQLKQAGKLDDAAGIVVGDFHNCEPSKRRESLSLGDVLADYIVPAGKPAMAGFRIGHCSPNIAVPLGVEAVLNTSGRSLVFNESGFSDGAEPA; encoded by the coding sequence GTGAGCCGTCCGGGCCTGATCCGCCCGCGCAAGCTGCAGCCCGGCGACACGGTCGGCGTTCCGGCCCCCGCGAGTCCGGGAGACCGGGAGCAGGCGGAGGCCGCCGCTGGCCATCTGCGGCGCCTCGGCCTGAACGTGAAGCTCGGCCGGACGCTCTCGCTGCGCCGGGGCTACCTGGCCGGAAGCGACGAAGAGCGCGCGGAGGAGCTGAACGGACTGTTCGCCGATCCGGACATCGCGGCCATCATCTGCGCGCGCGGCGGATACGGGACGGCACGCATCGCGGACCGGCTCGACTACGGCATGATCCGGCGCAACCCCAAGATTTTCTGGGGATACAGCGACATTACGTTTCTTCATTCGGCGATCGGGCGGCTCAGCGGCCTGGTCACCTTCCACGGGCCGATGATGATCGACCTCAAGGAGCTGCCGGATGGCGAGGACGGAGCCGGCCATGCCCGTCCCCATCCGCTTACTCTGGAGGGGTATAACCGTCTTCTCGCCCCGCATAATCTTCACTATACGGAAGAAATCGCTCCCCTTTGGGAGCTGGTTCCGGGCGAAGCGAGCGGCCCGCTTGCCGGAGGCAACCTGTCGCTCCTCGTCAGCACGCTGGGAACGCCGTACGAAATCGATACGAGAGGCAGGCTGCTGCTGATCGAAGACATCGACGAGGAGCCTTACCGCGTCGACCGGATGCTGTGCCAGCTGAAGCAGGCCGGCAAGCTGGATGATGCCGCCGGCATCGTCGTCGGCGACTTCCATAACTGCGAGCCTTCGAAGCGCAGGGAGTCTCTGAGTCTAGGAGACGTTCTGGCGGATTACATCGTGCCTGCCGGCAAGCCGGCTATGGCCGGCTTCCGAATCGGGCACTGCTCGCCCAACATCGCCGTTCCGCTTGGGGTGGAAGCTGTACTGAACACGAGCGGCCGAAGCCTTGTTTTCAACGAATCCGGATTCTCGGACGGCGCAGAGCCGGCCTAG
- a CDS encoding peptide ABC transporter substrate-binding protein has protein sequence MKKMSVTLISCVLLAGTILAGCGDGNDGGGTGEASGKILRYNNSKEPTSLDPPIGFDQISYDVVNNAFEGLTRLGKDQKPEAAMAKEWKASDDGLKYTFTLRDGIKWSNGDPVKASDFEYAWKRLLNPDTASDAAFLAYPIAGAEAYNSGKGSADAVGIKATDDKTLEVTLAHPAAWLIQMTASPAFFPVNQAVVEKNAKWAGEAATIVGNGPFTITEWKHDDELKMVKNKDYWDASSVKLGGVTYKMVNDTNTAYQLFQSGELDTTGSIPSDMADKLFEENKVKVEEAAGTAFYRFNVTMEPFNNMNIRKAFAEAVDRQQLVDLVLRQKHKPAVAFVSPGLEDAAGGDFREKGGDLLKFDAADAKALLDKGMQEAGYSKLPDITLTYSTNDINQKVAQAMQAMFKDNLGVDVKLESKESKVMVAEQKKLQLQLSRSSFLPDFADPINFLDGFQSDNPFSRTGWKNAKYDELIKGAYQQSDEKKRYEMMHEAEAILIDEAPILPLYFYNTVNLESDKLSGVVRHPFGFIDFKWAELK, from the coding sequence ATGAAAAAAATGTCCGTTACGCTGATCAGCTGCGTGCTGCTGGCCGGAACAATTCTGGCCGGCTGCGGAGACGGCAACGATGGAGGCGGCACCGGAGAAGCCTCCGGCAAGATTCTCCGCTACAACAACAGCAAGGAGCCGACCTCCCTCGATCCGCCGATCGGCTTCGACCAGATTTCCTACGACGTGGTGAACAACGCCTTCGAGGGGCTGACCCGCCTCGGCAAGGACCAGAAGCCGGAAGCGGCGATGGCGAAGGAGTGGAAAGCGTCCGACGACGGCCTGAAGTACACCTTCACCCTGCGCGACGGCATCAAATGGTCCAACGGCGATCCCGTGAAGGCCTCCGACTTCGAATACGCCTGGAAGCGGCTGCTGAACCCCGACACGGCCTCCGACGCGGCCTTCCTCGCCTATCCGATCGCAGGAGCGGAGGCGTACAATTCCGGCAAGGGCTCCGCCGATGCTGTCGGCATCAAGGCGACGGACGACAAGACGCTTGAGGTCACGCTCGCCCACCCGGCTGCCTGGCTGATCCAGATGACGGCGAGCCCGGCCTTTTTCCCGGTCAACCAGGCCGTTGTCGAGAAGAATGCGAAGTGGGCGGGCGAAGCGGCGACGATCGTCGGCAACGGACCGTTCACGATTACGGAATGGAAGCATGACGACGAGCTGAAGATGGTCAAGAACAAGGATTACTGGGATGCATCCAGCGTGAAGCTGGGGGGCGTCACCTATAAAATGGTCAATGATACGAATACCGCCTACCAGCTCTTCCAGTCCGGCGAGCTCGATACGACCGGCAGCATTCCATCCGACATGGCCGACAAGCTGTTCGAAGAGAACAAGGTCAAGGTCGAAGAAGCGGCGGGCACGGCGTTCTACCGCTTCAACGTCACGATGGAGCCGTTCAACAACATGAACATCCGCAAGGCGTTCGCCGAAGCGGTCGATCGCCAGCAGCTCGTCGATCTCGTGCTTCGCCAGAAGCACAAGCCGGCCGTCGCCTTCGTATCCCCGGGCCTCGAGGATGCGGCCGGAGGCGACTTCCGCGAGAAGGGCGGAGACCTGCTGAAATTCGACGCGGCCGATGCCAAGGCGCTGCTCGACAAGGGCATGCAGGAAGCCGGCTATTCCAAGCTTCCGGACATCACGCTGACCTACAGCACGAACGACATCAACCAAAAGGTCGCCCAGGCGATGCAGGCGATGTTCAAGGACAATCTCGGCGTCGATGTCAAGCTGGAGAGCAAGGAAAGCAAGGTGATGGTCGCCGAGCAGAAGAAGCTGCAGCTGCAGCTGTCCCGCTCCTCCTTCCTGCCTGACTTCGCGGATCCGATCAACTTCCTGGACGGCTTCCAGTCGGACAATCCGTTCAGCCGCACGGGGTGGAAAAACGCCAAGTACGACGAGCTGATCAAGGGCGCCTACCAGCAGAGCGACGAGAAGAAGCGCTATGAAATGATGCATGAAGCCGAAGCCATCCTGATCGACGAGGCTCCGATTCTGCCGCTGTACTTCTACAACACGGTCAATCTCGAGAGCGACAAGCTGTCCGGCGTCGTGCGCCATCCCTTCGGCTTCATCGACTTCAAATGGGCGGAGCTGAAGTGA
- a CDS encoding ABC transporter ATP-binding protein codes for MAVENLRVSFRTHGGEVQAVRGVDLQLREGETLAIVGESGCGKSVTARSLMRLLPEQTSKLGKDSRIVWKGVDLTRLKEKELRKLRGAEISMIFQDAMTALNPTLTVGEQLIESIALHRKVPRSEARRIAVEMLGLVGIPSPETRLKQYLGEFSGGMRQRIMIAIAASCNPSLLIADEPTTALDVTIQAQILELFRMLQRKTGVSIVLITHDLGVVAETADRVCVMYAGEIVESGSVRELFRRPRHPYTRGLLASMPRLDRDRSRQLEPIPGTPPDLFAPPPGCAFAARCPHAMEVCRLHHPAATQVGGSHSVSCWLEDPRAQQAPPSSAAGRSAAIG; via the coding sequence ATGGCCGTCGAGAATCTGCGGGTCAGCTTCCGGACCCATGGCGGAGAGGTGCAGGCGGTGCGCGGAGTCGATCTCCAGCTTCGCGAAGGCGAGACGCTGGCCATCGTCGGGGAGTCGGGCTGCGGCAAAAGCGTCACCGCCCGCAGCCTGATGAGGCTGCTGCCGGAACAGACGTCGAAGCTAGGCAAGGACTCGCGCATCGTCTGGAAGGGCGTTGACCTGACGCGGCTCAAGGAAAAGGAGCTGCGCAAGCTGCGCGGCGCGGAGATCTCAATGATCTTCCAGGATGCGATGACGGCGCTCAACCCGACGCTCACCGTCGGAGAGCAGCTGATCGAGAGCATCGCCCTGCACCGCAAGGTGCCGAGATCGGAAGCGCGCAGGATCGCGGTGGAAATGCTCGGCCTGGTCGGCATTCCGAGTCCGGAAACGCGGCTGAAGCAATATCTGGGCGAGTTCAGCGGAGGTATGAGGCAGCGCATCATGATCGCGATCGCCGCCTCCTGCAATCCTTCGCTCCTCATCGCCGACGAGCCGACGACCGCGCTCGACGTGACGATCCAAGCCCAGATTCTGGAGCTGTTCCGGATGCTGCAGCGGAAGACAGGCGTCTCCATCGTGCTGATCACCCATGATCTGGGCGTCGTAGCCGAAACGGCCGACCGCGTCTGCGTCATGTATGCCGGCGAGATTGTGGAGTCGGGCTCCGTTCGGGAGCTGTTCCGCAGGCCCCGGCATCCGTACACGAGAGGGCTGCTGGCCTCGATGCCGAGGCTCGACCGAGACCGCTCGCGCCAGCTCGAGCCGATTCCGGGCACGCCGCCGGATCTGTTCGCGCCGCCGCCGGGCTGCGCCTTCGCGGCTCGATGCCCCCATGCGATGGAGGTGTGCCGGCTGCATCATCCGGCAGCGACCCAGGTAGGAGGCAGCCATTCGGTGTCCTGCTGGCTGGAGGATCCTCGGGCGCAGCAGGCTCCGCCGTCCTCCGCGGCCGGACGGTCGGCCGCGATCGGCTAG
- a CDS encoding ABC transporter permease — protein MSVPDSLFVPMNRSAVDAEAIVRPRLGFWKESWNRLLANKLAFAGAVIIILLALLASFGPMLTDQSYSKQVLTDANMSPSAEHWFGTDDLGRDVFARILYGARISLFIGLMATLIDLVIGIVYGGIAGYVGGRADNLMMRFVDMLYGVPYLLIVILLMVIMGPGLLTIIVALSATGWIGMARVVRGQVLTLKSSEYVLASRSIGSSGWHIIRKHLLPNAMGVIMVQITFSVPSAIFAEAFLSFLGLGIQPPLASWGVMASDALGVILSGHWWRLFYPAFFISMTMLAFNLVGDGLQDIFNPRQRRS, from the coding sequence ATGAGCGTACCGGATTCCCTGTTTGTCCCCATGAACCGCTCCGCCGTGGATGCGGAAGCGATCGTTCGGCCCCGCCTCGGCTTCTGGAAGGAATCATGGAACCGGCTGCTGGCCAACAAGCTCGCGTTCGCCGGAGCCGTCATCATCATCCTGCTCGCCCTGCTCGCTTCGTTCGGCCCGATGCTGACGGACCAGAGCTATTCCAAGCAAGTCCTCACCGATGCGAACATGAGCCCGTCCGCCGAGCATTGGTTCGGCACGGATGACCTGGGCCGGGACGTATTCGCCCGCATTCTGTACGGAGCCCGCATCTCGCTGTTCATCGGCCTGATGGCCACCCTGATCGACCTCGTCATCGGCATCGTGTACGGCGGCATCGCCGGGTACGTCGGCGGCCGCGCAGACAACCTGATGATGCGTTTCGTGGACATGCTGTACGGCGTTCCCTATCTGCTCATCGTCATTCTGCTCATGGTCATCATGGGGCCGGGACTGCTGACCATCATCGTCGCGCTCAGCGCGACGGGATGGATCGGAATGGCCCGCGTCGTCCGCGGCCAGGTGCTGACGCTGAAATCGTCGGAATATGTGCTGGCTTCCCGTTCGATCGGCTCCAGCGGCTGGCATATCATCCGCAAGCATCTGCTGCCCAACGCGATGGGCGTCATCATGGTGCAGATTACGTTTTCCGTGCCTTCGGCCATCTTCGCGGAAGCGTTCCTCAGCTTCCTCGGCCTCGGCATCCAGCCGCCGCTTGCGAGCTGGGGCGTCATGGCGAGCGACGCGCTCGGCGTCATCCTCTCCGGCCATTGGTGGAGGCTGTTCTACCCGGCATTCTTCATCTCTATGACGATGCTGGCGTTCAATCTGGTCGGCGACGGCCTGCAGGATATCTTCAACCCTAGGCAGAGGAGGTCATGA
- a CDS encoding ABC transporter permease, which produces MASYILKRLVSMLVTLWLIITVTFFLMHSVPGSPFDKDGKNSNPTAVQNMMAYYHLDEPIGVQYVLYLKSLLKLDLGPSIGHFPDSVNSMISRGFPVSFQLGMIAILFAIVAGIALGTVAALYKNRLIDQAAMVLAVLGIAVPNFVVATLLIKYVAVEWHLLPVAMWGTWRHAVLPGLALATGPIAIIARMTRANMVEVLTSDYIETARAKGLHPFVIVTKHALRNAVLPVVTLLGALIANVLTGSFVIEKIFAIPGMGKYFVDGINNRDYSVIMGTTVFYSALLLFMMFLVDIAYGLIDPRIKLHRKEG; this is translated from the coding sequence GTGGCATCTTACATCCTGAAGCGGCTTGTTTCTATGCTGGTTACGCTGTGGCTGATCATCACGGTGACCTTTTTCCTCATGCATTCCGTGCCGGGGTCTCCGTTCGACAAGGACGGCAAGAACAGCAACCCGACGGCGGTGCAGAACATGATGGCTTATTACCATCTGGACGAGCCGATTGGCGTTCAATACGTGCTCTATCTGAAGTCTCTGCTCAAGCTCGATCTCGGTCCGTCGATCGGACATTTTCCCGACAGCGTGAATTCGATGATCAGCCGCGGCTTCCCCGTCTCCTTCCAGCTCGGCATGATCGCCATCCTGTTCGCCATCGTCGCCGGCATCGCGCTCGGAACGGTCGCCGCCCTGTACAAGAACCGGCTGATCGACCAGGCGGCGATGGTGCTCGCCGTGCTCGGCATCGCCGTGCCGAACTTCGTCGTGGCGACGCTGCTGATCAAATATGTGGCCGTGGAATGGCATCTGCTGCCGGTCGCCATGTGGGGAACCTGGCGCCACGCCGTGCTGCCGGGGCTGGCGCTGGCTACCGGTCCCATCGCCATCATTGCCCGCATGACGCGGGCCAACATGGTGGAGGTGCTCACCTCCGACTATATCGAGACGGCCCGCGCCAAAGGACTGCATCCGTTCGTCATCGTCACGAAGCATGCGCTGCGCAACGCGGTGCTGCCGGTCGTCACCCTGCTCGGGGCGCTGATCGCCAACGTCCTGACGGGAAGCTTCGTCATCGAGAAGATCTTCGCCATCCCCGGCATGGGCAAGTATTTCGTGGACGGCATCAACAACCGCGATTATTCGGTCATCATGGGCACGACCGTGTTCTACAGCGCTTTGCTGCTGTTCATGATGTTCCTCGTCGATATCGCCTACGGCCTGATTGATCCCCGCATCAAGCTGCACCGGAAGGAGGGCTGA
- a CDS encoding M55 family metallopeptidase, with protein sequence MKLYISVDMEGITGLVDSTHVDSSQRSYPRGQVIMTDEANHVIGTAFDEGCSEVIVNDSHSKMNNLLIERLHPDAQLITGDVKPYSMVQGLDASFGGAAFLGYHTMAATRGVLSHTMIFGVTKMYIGDTAIGELGFNAMAAGHYGVPVLLVAGDDETAAEAEALLPGVTTAIVKKAISRTAALCLTPDKTGQLLREKTKEALDNRTRVKPLASPERPHLSIEFANYGQAEWANLMPGTRIEGNSPVVSFQAKDILEAYRAMLVMIELATRTNYC encoded by the coding sequence ATGAAGCTCTATATTTCGGTAGACATGGAAGGCATAACAGGACTTGTGGACAGCACGCACGTCGATTCGAGCCAGCGCAGCTATCCTCGCGGCCAGGTCATCATGACGGACGAGGCCAATCATGTCATCGGCACGGCATTCGACGAAGGCTGCTCCGAAGTGATCGTCAACGACAGCCATTCCAAAATGAACAATCTGCTGATCGAAAGGCTGCATCCCGACGCCCAGCTCATCACCGGAGACGTCAAGCCCTACTCCATGGTGCAGGGGCTTGATGCTTCGTTCGGAGGAGCCGCCTTCCTCGGCTACCATACGATGGCGGCCACCCGCGGCGTTCTCAGCCATACCATGATTTTCGGCGTGACGAAGATGTACATAGGGGATACCGCCATCGGGGAGCTCGGCTTCAACGCCATGGCGGCCGGCCACTACGGCGTTCCCGTCCTGCTTGTGGCAGGCGACGACGAGACGGCGGCGGAGGCGGAGGCGCTGCTGCCGGGAGTGACGACGGCAATCGTCAAGAAGGCGATTTCGCGCACGGCGGCTCTGTGCCTGACTCCGGACAAGACCGGCCAGCTGCTGAGGGAGAAGACGAAGGAGGCTCTCGACAATCGTACCCGCGTCAAGCCGCTGGCTTCGCCGGAGCGCCCGCATCTGTCGATCGAATTCGCGAACTACGGGCAAGCCGAGTGGGCGAACCTGATGCCGGGAACCCGGATCGAGGGCAACAGCCCGGTCGTTTCCTTCCAGGCCAAGGACATTCTCGAAGCCTACCGGGCCATGCTGGTCATGATTGAGCTGGCGACAAGGACCAATTACTGCTAA
- a CDS encoding DUF3870 domain-containing protein has translation MPFDKNTLYLIGDAQSSVNNPITQQYSAFFIGLVVGKESGIIIDAGCSSTIPLTSEFVRSIFIGHSVLDVELVAEEIRSRYHGSSQKALIVAFKDASKKFKSTLID, from the coding sequence ATGCCTTTCGACAAGAACACGCTGTATCTCATAGGCGATGCCCAGTCATCCGTGAACAATCCGATCACCCAGCAGTACAGCGCTTTTTTCATCGGGCTTGTCGTTGGGAAGGAATCCGGGATCATCATCGACGCCGGCTGCTCCTCCACCATTCCGCTCACTTCGGAGTTCGTCCGCTCGATCTTCATCGGCCACTCCGTCCTGGACGTGGAGCTGGTAGCCGAGGAAATCCGGAGCAGGTACCACGGCTCTTCGCAGAAGGCATTGATCGTCGCCTTCAAGGACGCCTCCAAAAAATTCAAATCCACGCTCATCGACTAG
- a CDS encoding serine hydrolase domain-containing protein gives MGKPDKVALRLQETMDRRRIVGMACAFLIRGRLVWSGGLGLSDKERGLPVSDKTIFRIASISKTVTAAAMLQLVDRGLCGLDDDAGKLVGLPLRNPAFPDQPVTLRQLMTHTSGLRDEYAGFAAASRQDPMIPLSELIIPGGQWHPAKLWGDKPPGDPAGYEYSNLGAIIMATIIERQSGERFDRYCRKHLFEPLGMRDSSFNLQHFEEPDRIAVLYEYDADAGDYAPAADAFRGRLPEPTDLRDYVPGANGSLFGPQGGLRTTIADLSRWLEMLAGKGERSGVRILRKETAEQMQARQWSRVPQEGFYREGGLQLQRTHDLMPGRLMIGHAGDAYGLRSGMYFEPEAGIGMVYAMNGLDDAKEGHVFTAAETDLAAAMADIFLRKKAER, from the coding sequence ATGGGCAAACCTGACAAAGTAGCTCTGAGGCTGCAGGAAACGATGGATCGCCGCCGCATCGTCGGCATGGCCTGCGCGTTTCTGATTCGCGGACGGCTCGTATGGAGCGGAGGTCTGGGACTGTCGGACAAGGAAAGAGGCTTGCCGGTGTCGGACAAGACGATCTTCCGCATCGCATCCATATCCAAGACGGTCACGGCGGCCGCGATGCTCCAGCTCGTGGACCGCGGGTTATGCGGCTTGGACGACGACGCAGGCAAGCTTGTCGGCCTTCCGCTCCGCAATCCAGCCTTTCCCGACCAGCCGGTTACGCTGCGGCAGCTGATGACCCATACGTCGGGACTGCGCGACGAATATGCCGGCTTCGCGGCCGCTTCCCGCCAGGATCCGATGATTCCGCTCTCCGAACTGATCATTCCCGGAGGACAATGGCATCCGGCCAAGCTGTGGGGGGACAAGCCGCCGGGGGATCCGGCCGGTTATGAATATTCCAATCTTGGCGCGATTATCATGGCTACGATCATCGAGCGGCAGAGCGGAGAGCGCTTCGACCGCTACTGCCGCAAGCATCTTTTCGAGCCGCTCGGCATGCGGGATTCCAGCTTCAACCTGCAGCATTTCGAGGAGCCAGACCGGATCGCGGTCCTCTATGAGTACGATGCCGATGCCGGAGATTATGCTCCGGCCGCAGACGCATTTCGCGGCCGTCTGCCGGAGCCGACGGACCTGCGGGATTATGTTCCCGGCGCCAACGGATCGTTGTTCGGCCCGCAGGGCGGCCTTCGGACGACAATCGCGGATCTGTCCCGCTGGCTGGAGATGCTGGCCGGCAAGGGCGAGCGCAGCGGAGTCCGGATTCTCCGCAAGGAGACGGCGGAGCAGATGCAAGCCCGGCAATGGTCCAGGGTTCCGCAGGAAGGCTTCTACCGGGAAGGCGGCCTGCAGCTTCAGCGGACGCATGACCTCATGCCCGGCAGGCTGATGATCGGCCATGCCGGCGACGCCTATGGGCTGCGCAGCGGGATGTATTTCGAACCCGAAGCAGGGATCGGCATGGTCTACGCCATGAACGGGCTGGACGACGCCAAGGAAGGCCATGTGTTCACCGCCGCGGAGACCGATCTGGCGGCTGCGATGGCCGATATATTCCTGCGCAAGAAGGCGGAGCGTTAG
- a CDS encoding diguanylate cyclase, with product MIIAVLLSHVFKQLFFMYHEINDKANKDQRTGLYNHSYLEEKLDDFIKTYRENGKIFSFAMLDLDDFKKYNDLYGHPQGDKLLSFVGSIIKAECEPQEFVCARYGGEEFAVIMPGCGKNEARKFINQLRKTVNNSPFEGVEILPHGCVSFSAGVMEMNAETYEKSQLVGLSDRAMYISKSKGKNTVTIYGEQTYLPQKFEHEINELEQQIRVFLSKDVYTFKHSKRVFSYAVDMAEKLGLNEEERRTLILGALIHDIGKLEIPREVLTKRAKLSKEEWELVKQHVTFGKEFLLASGTYSDLVPLVELHHERYDGTGYPHGLKGTEIPKLARLLCIIDSFDAMTTERPYQRTRTFAEAVEEIRACSGSQFDPELAVPFIAYVNHRIEQDDIPEEIIQQLREQQEREGA from the coding sequence TTGATTATTGCCGTCCTGCTGTCCCACGTCTTCAAGCAGCTGTTCTTCATGTACCACGAAATCAACGACAAAGCCAACAAGGACCAGCGGACGGGGCTGTACAACCACAGCTACCTGGAAGAGAAGCTGGATGACTTCATAAAAACCTACCGCGAGAACGGGAAGATATTCTCCTTCGCGATGCTGGATCTCGACGACTTCAAGAAATACAACGATCTCTACGGACATCCGCAAGGCGACAAGCTGCTCAGCTTTGTCGGCTCCATCATCAAGGCGGAGTGCGAGCCTCAAGAATTCGTCTGCGCCCGCTACGGGGGAGAGGAATTCGCGGTCATCATGCCGGGCTGCGGCAAAAACGAAGCCCGCAAATTCATCAACCAGCTCCGCAAGACGGTGAACAACTCTCCGTTCGAAGGCGTGGAAATCCTCCCGCATGGATGCGTGTCGTTCTCGGCCGGCGTCATGGAGATGAATGCCGAAACATACGAGAAATCGCAGCTTGTCGGCTTGTCCGACCGGGCGATGTACATTTCCAAGTCCAAGGGCAAGAACACGGTGACGATCTACGGGGAGCAGACCTATCTGCCGCAGAAGTTCGAGCATGAAATCAACGAGCTGGAGCAGCAGATCCGGGTATTCCTCTCCAAGGATGTGTACACGTTCAAGCATTCCAAGAGGGTGTTCTCCTACGCGGTGGACATGGCGGAGAAGCTCGGCCTGAACGAGGAGGAGCGGCGGACGCTCATTCTCGGCGCGCTTATCCATGACATCGGCAAGCTGGAGATTCCGAGGGAAGTGCTGACCAAGAGAGCGAAGCTGTCCAAGGAAGAATGGGAGCTCGTCAAGCAGCATGTCACCTTCGGCAAGGAGTTTCTGCTCGCATCGGGAACCTATTCGGATCTCGTGCCGCTTGTCGAGCTGCATCATGAACGCTATGACGGGACGGGTTACCCGCATGGGCTCAAGGGGACGGAGATTCCGAAGCTGGCGAGGCTGCTTTGCATCATCGATTCCTTTGACGCGATGACGACCGAGCGTCCTTATCAGCGGACCCGGACGTTCGCGGAGGCCGTGGAGGAGATCCGGGCTTGCTCGGGCTCGCAGTTCGATCCGGAGCTTGCCGTTCCGTTCATCGCTTATGTCAACCACCGGATCGAGCAGGACGATATCCCCGAGGAGATCATCCAGCAGCTCCGGGAACAGCAGGAAAGGGAAGGCGCTTGA
- a CDS encoding DUF5317 domain-containing protein codes for MVYDGILIGLVVGFIRAGWKSGLIALSNVRIKGGWVFPLLLILQFVLFYMQESIPFFAEFNGYFYMVIYVAGLILLTINRKQKGFGLLAIGVLMNFLVMVFNGGRMPVSLEAASVLKDPAFVEMLKNGDILYKHVLMDFHTRLAFLGDIIPLGPPYPRRQAISIGDVIMNIGVFFYLQDLMLSRKQQDKEDRAKEEESKGEQGLGARAI; via the coding sequence ATGGTCTATGATGGCATCCTTATCGGTCTTGTCGTCGGATTTATCCGGGCAGGCTGGAAGAGCGGCTTGATCGCTCTAAGCAATGTCAGAATCAAGGGCGGATGGGTATTTCCGCTGCTTCTGATTCTTCAGTTTGTATTGTTTTACATGCAGGAAAGCATCCCTTTCTTTGCCGAATTCAACGGCTACTTTTATATGGTCATTTATGTGGCTGGTCTCATTCTTTTGACGATTAACCGCAAACAAAAAGGCTTTGGTCTTCTAGCAATCGGCGTTTTAATGAATTTCCTCGTCATGGTATTTAACGGTGGGCGCATGCCTGTATCGTTGGAAGCCGCATCGGTTTTAAAAGACCCTGCTTTCGTCGAAATGCTTAAAAACGGCGATATTCTTTATAAGCACGTTTTGATGGATTTCCACACCCGCCTCGCCTTCCTAGGCGACATCATTCCATTGGGACCTCCTTACCCAAGAAGACAAGCAATCAGCATCGGCGATGTCATCATGAACATTGGCGTGTTCTTCTATTTGCAGGATTTGATGCTCTCCAGAAAACAACAAGATAAGGAAGATCGAGCCAAGGAAGAGGAATCAAAAGGGGAACAGGGCTTAGGAGCGCGGGCAATTTGA